A single region of the Elizabethkingia sp. JS20170427COW genome encodes:
- a CDS encoding glycosyltransferase family 2 protein, with the protein MNQLAIVIPYYKINFFEETLKSVAQQTDKRFTLYIGNDASPDDPLLLIQKYFPDGNYHYFNYQENLGGKNLAMQWERILENVQEDWFQILGDDDMIAENFVEEFYKNLSEVEKEGINVIKIKQALINESSIIISNYTNLPRISTTTELMIYKFTNGGRSSLTENIFKSEIAKRIKFKKYPLAWHSDDAAILDFSLNNKIFSLNDTFAHIRLSSNNISGSGDKYQSEMEDASYSFFAYFINSFYKFISKDTLNKFIKQQLYRCWKYKKKLNLNLFIIYLYTLNFKDLIKLPTTIFLINKNANQ; encoded by the coding sequence ATGAATCAATTAGCCATAGTAATTCCTTATTACAAAATCAATTTTTTTGAAGAAACCCTAAAATCGGTCGCTCAACAAACGGATAAGAGATTTACGCTTTATATCGGTAACGATGCTAGCCCTGATGATCCTCTTCTTTTAATTCAAAAGTATTTCCCTGATGGCAATTACCATTATTTTAACTATCAAGAAAACTTGGGTGGAAAAAACCTTGCCATGCAATGGGAACGTATTTTGGAAAATGTACAAGAAGACTGGTTTCAGATTCTGGGAGATGATGATATGATAGCTGAAAATTTTGTAGAAGAGTTTTATAAAAATCTTTCTGAAGTTGAAAAAGAAGGAATAAATGTAATAAAAATAAAACAAGCTCTAATTAATGAAAGCTCAATAATAATATCTAACTATACTAACTTACCTAGAATTAGTACGACTACAGAATTAATGATTTATAAATTTACTAATGGGGGGAGATCTAGCCTTACTGAAAATATTTTTAAGTCTGAAATCGCAAAAAGGATAAAGTTTAAAAAATATCCATTAGCTTGGCATTCTGATGACGCCGCTATTTTAGATTTTTCTTTAAATAACAAAATATTCTCTCTTAATGATACTTTTGCACATATTAGATTAAGTAGTAATAATATTTCCGGAAGTGGGGATAAATATCAATCCGAAATGGAAGATGCTTCATATTCATTTTTTGCCTACTTTATTAATTCCTTTTATAAATTTATATCAAAAGATACTCTAAATAAATTTATAAAGCAACAACTATATAGATGTTGGAAGTATAAAAAAAAATTAAATTTAAATCTATTTATCATATATTTATATACCTTAAATTTTAAAGATTTAATTAAACTCCCCACAACCATATTTTTAATAAACAAAAATGCAAATCAATAA
- a CDS encoding glycosyltransferase family A protein, which translates to MQPLISVIVPCYNQAQYLDECLQSVLDQTYPNWECIIVNDGSPDNTEEIAEQWTAKDSRFIYLKKENGGLSSARNAGIEIAKGEWILPLDCDDKIGNQYLELAEKEFDKGYTLIYCEAEFFGEKTGKWELPKFSLENLAKDNCIFCTALFKKEDWIKIGGYDEKMIYGLEDWEFWIHLLKSEKNEVYRISKILFYYRIKSQSMIKNLQNEKWHQMVFNIEKKHYDFFYSRYGHIHYLGIEKEKLIAQINKYQSTKRYQFIDKLFLIFGR; encoded by the coding sequence ATGCAACCCCTTATCTCCGTTATCGTCCCATGTTATAACCAAGCCCAATATTTGGATGAGTGCCTGCAATCGGTATTGGACCAGACTTATCCCAACTGGGAATGTATCATCGTAAATGATGGCTCTCCCGATAACACCGAAGAAATAGCTGAACAATGGACTGCTAAAGATTCCCGTTTTATCTACCTAAAAAAAGAAAACGGTGGACTTTCTTCTGCAAGAAATGCTGGAATAGAAATAGCAAAAGGAGAGTGGATTTTACCATTGGATTGTGATGATAAAATTGGAAATCAATATTTAGAGTTAGCGGAAAAAGAGTTTGATAAAGGCTATACCCTTATTTATTGTGAAGCTGAATTTTTTGGAGAGAAAACTGGTAAGTGGGAATTACCTAAATTTAGCTTAGAAAATTTAGCCAAAGATAATTGTATTTTTTGTACAGCTTTATTTAAAAAAGAAGATTGGATAAAAATAGGAGGCTATGATGAAAAAATGATTTATGGCTTGGAAGATTGGGAATTTTGGATACATCTTTTAAAAAGTGAAAAAAATGAAGTATATAGAATATCCAAGATTTTATTTTATTATCGTATTAAATCACAATCTATGATTAAAAATCTACAAAATGAAAAATGGCATCAAATGGTTTTTAATATTGAGAAAAAGCACTACGATTTCTTTTATAGTAGATATGGACACATTCATTATTTAGGAATTGAAAAAGAGAAATTAATAGCTCAAATTAATAAATATCAATCCACTAAACGTTACCAATTTATCGACAAACTATTTTTAATTTTCGGAAGATGA
- a CDS encoding glycosyltransferase family 2 protein — translation MMKNKPTVSIVTITYGHEAFIEDTIKGVFDQQYNGEIEFIIANDNSPDSTDEVVRNYLAKSPTPLNITIKYTKHSENKGMMPNFFWALQQATGKYIALCEGDDYWIDPLKLQKQVDFLEQNEEYVIHSAKAQVFRDGNLEEIIGNPLNKETYTIKDFYTKNNFITCTVLFRNITANFKKINTKGLLFGDWILYTQLLDTQINSKAYVSNDIVSTYQVHSGGIMQNVKKKFDNDIAHFNQILRIKLYFNPLYSESDIKRLNDTAIFIAKQYLGKRQYMSFIKTLFQNYQLAGNRIYFKKYLFLVRYHNQIDISKEY, via the coding sequence ATGATGAAAAATAAACCAACAGTTAGTATAGTAACCATTACCTATGGCCATGAAGCTTTTATTGAAGATACGATAAAAGGGGTGTTTGACCAGCAGTATAATGGTGAAATAGAGTTCATTATTGCTAATGACAATTCCCCTGATAGCACAGATGAAGTGGTTAGAAATTACTTGGCAAAAAGTCCAACTCCATTAAATATTACCATCAAATATACCAAGCATAGCGAAAATAAAGGGATGATGCCCAATTTTTTCTGGGCCTTGCAACAAGCTACTGGCAAATACATCGCCCTCTGCGAAGGCGACGACTACTGGATCGACCCGCTGAAACTCCAAAAACAAGTAGATTTCTTGGAGCAGAATGAGGAGTATGTTATTCATAGTGCTAAAGCACAAGTATTCAGGGATGGAAATTTAGAAGAAATTATAGGAAATCCCCTCAATAAGGAGACTTATACAATAAAAGATTTTTATACAAAAAATAATTTTATCACTTGTACTGTTCTTTTCAGAAACATTACTGCTAATTTTAAAAAAATAAATACTAAGGGACTGCTTTTTGGAGATTGGATACTCTATACTCAGCTTTTAGATACTCAAATCAACTCTAAAGCTTATGTGAGTAATGATATTGTCTCTACATATCAAGTACATTCTGGAGGTATTATGCAAAACGTGAAAAAAAAGTTTGATAATGATATCGCACATTTTAATCAAATATTAAGAATAAAACTATATTTCAATCCTCTATATTCTGAATCTGATATTAAACGTCTCAATGACACCGCTATTTTTATTGCTAAACAATATCTCGGAAAGCGACAATATATGAGTTTTATCAAAACTCTATTTCAGAACTATCAGTTAGCAGGCAATAGAATTTATTTTAAAAAATACCTTTTCTTAGTAAGGTATCACAATCAAATTGACATTTCTAAAGAATATTAA
- a CDS encoding acetyltransferase, with protein MLIVGAKGFAKEILEVCHQNGELENLCFYDDVNDDVCGRLYEQFPVLKTEEEAKNYFESVDDRFTIGIGNPILRKKLYEKFKRLGGRPYSTIASNASIGHYGNTIGEGSNIMQKAIITNDISIGKCVIINQLTSIGHDVRIGDFTEVCPSVSVSGNCIIGENVFIGTNAVILPKVTIGKNVVIAAGAVVKDNIPDNVMVAGIPAVIKKHLSVD; from the coding sequence ATGTTAATAGTTGGAGCAAAAGGATTTGCTAAAGAAATATTAGAAGTTTGTCATCAAAATGGAGAGTTAGAAAACCTTTGTTTTTATGATGATGTAAATGATGATGTTTGTGGAAGACTCTATGAACAATTCCCTGTTTTAAAAACCGAAGAAGAAGCAAAAAATTACTTTGAATCGGTTGATGATCGATTTACTATTGGAATAGGAAATCCAATTTTAAGAAAGAAACTTTATGAAAAGTTTAAAAGACTTGGAGGCAGACCGTATTCTACCATCGCGTCGAATGCTTCAATAGGGCATTATGGTAATACTATTGGAGAGGGTAGCAATATTATGCAAAAGGCTATCATAACAAATGACATCAGTATTGGTAAATGCGTTATAATTAACCAATTAACTTCTATTGGGCATGATGTACGGATTGGTGATTTTACAGAAGTTTGCCCCTCTGTATCTGTATCTGGTAATTGCATTATTGGAGAAAACGTTTTTATAGGTACTAATGCCGTAATATTACCCAAAGTAACTATCGGAAAAAATGTAGTTATCGCCGCTGGAGCAGTGGTAAAAGATAATATCCCGGATAATGTTATGGTAGCGGGAATTCCTGCTGTTATTAAAAAACATTTAAGTGTTGACTAA
- a CDS encoding Fic family protein, with product MRIFKDIELVEQLGPGIPRILQSYSKGCFKFADNYVRMSFPITSITEQVIKIISILEHEMLIKELMEKLHIKHYPIFLYNYIKPALEMGVVEMTLPDKTNSKNQKYRWSDVGHNYKK from the coding sequence ATGCGTATTTTTAAAGATATAGAATTAGTTGAACAACTTGGACCTGGAATACCACGGATATTACAATCTTACAGTAAAGGCTGTTTTAAGTTTGCGGATAATTATGTTCGCATGAGCTTCCCAATCACATCTATCACGGAACAAGTTATTAAGATTATTTCTATTCTTGAACATGAAATGTTAATTAAAGAATTGATGGAAAAATTGCATATTAAACACTACCCTATATTTCTATATAATTATATAAAACCTGCGTTAGAAATGGGGGTAGTTGAAATGACTTTACCCGATAAAACGAACAGTAAAAATCAAAAATATAGATGGTCTGATGTAGGACATAACTATAAAAAATAG
- a CDS encoding DegT/DnrJ/EryC1/StrS aminotransferase family protein — MILVTQPFLPPQEDYQKYLDGIWNRKWLTNMGPLASQLEMDLKAYLGIKHLLFVTNGTAALQMAIKALELKGEIITTPFSFVATTSSIVWEGCTPVFVDIEKDSLNIDASKIEAAITEKTSAILATHVYGNPCDVVAIEKIAKKHNLRVIYDGAHAFGVKVNGKSIFEYGDISTCSLHATKLYHSIEGGFITTKDPELLKKLAYIRNFGIAGFDSFSELGINGKNSEFHAAMGLANLQHIDKIIEKRRALTTHYDEKLKNLKAVRPLWHKNSENNGAYYPVVFETEELLLKIVERLKGAEIGTRRYFYPSLATALPYLEPTEMLVTDAISKRVLCLPMYYDLSFEEVDLICRLMLRVQNN, encoded by the coding sequence ATGATTCTCGTTACTCAACCTTTTCTTCCCCCACAGGAAGACTATCAAAAATATTTAGATGGTATTTGGAACCGCAAATGGTTGACCAATATGGGACCATTGGCTAGTCAGTTAGAAATGGACTTAAAAGCTTATTTAGGAATTAAGCATTTATTATTTGTCACTAACGGAACCGCTGCTTTACAAATGGCCATTAAGGCTTTAGAACTGAAAGGTGAAATTATTACCACTCCATTTTCTTTTGTAGCAACAACCTCCAGTATCGTTTGGGAGGGCTGCACCCCTGTATTTGTGGATATTGAAAAAGATTCTCTAAATATTGACGCCTCCAAAATAGAAGCCGCTATTACCGAAAAGACCTCAGCAATATTAGCTACCCACGTTTATGGAAATCCTTGTGATGTGGTGGCAATTGAAAAAATTGCAAAAAAACACAATCTTAGAGTTATCTACGATGGAGCACATGCTTTTGGAGTTAAGGTTAATGGAAAATCTATTTTTGAATATGGCGACATCAGTACCTGTTCTTTACATGCTACCAAATTGTATCACAGCATAGAAGGTGGTTTTATCACAACTAAGGATCCTGAGCTTCTAAAAAAACTGGCGTATATCCGTAACTTCGGAATTGCAGGGTTTGATTCTTTTTCAGAATTAGGTATCAATGGTAAAAACTCTGAGTTTCATGCTGCCATGGGGTTAGCGAATTTACAACATATCGATAAAATTATCGAAAAACGCAGAGCACTTACCACTCATTACGATGAAAAGTTAAAAAACCTAAAAGCAGTTCGCCCTCTTTGGCATAAAAACTCGGAAAACAATGGAGCATATTATCCTGTAGTATTTGAAACGGAAGAATTATTGCTGAAAATAGTAGAGCGTTTAAAAGGTGCGGAAATTGGAACTCGTCGTTACTTTTATCCAAGTTTGGCAACAGCTCTGCCATATCTGGAACCTACCGAAATGTTGGTAACCGATGCTATTTCTAAAAGAGTACTTTGTTTACCAATGTACTACGACTTGAGTTTTGAAGAAGTGGACTTGATTTGTAGATTAATGCTGAGAGTGCAAAATAATTAA
- a CDS encoding ABC transporter ATP-binding protein translates to MEKELLVKVENVSKKFTTKLKDSLKYGFIDILKSTFGFEISSELRKNEFWAVQNISFELRRGECIGLIGHNGAGKSSLLKVLNGLYAPDKGKITMKGKVGALIELGAGFNPILSGRENIYNNAAILGFTKEEVNEKMQSIIDFAEIDDFLDMPVQNYSSGMRVRLGFAVAAHLEPDILIVDEVLAVGDLGFVLKCFKKIDEILPNTAVIFVSHSMPMISRICNQIILMDHGKVEYQGTDISRGIELYYNKFSNNESNVVLDDKSIEILSCKTDLENQTLDRHEDFTIDLEIKILNPKIKEVPNVYFEIKDKDLRPIAGFSAIGKEAFNQSKIHYKVKVKNSLLTLGNYVIDVGISDYTNNEPYYRANNLISFISKGERQKWVPFELETETQILEIH, encoded by the coding sequence ATGGAAAAAGAACTTCTTGTAAAAGTGGAAAATGTTTCTAAGAAATTTACCACGAAATTAAAAGACTCTTTGAAATATGGGTTTATTGATATTTTAAAAAGTACCTTTGGATTTGAAATTTCTTCAGAATTAAGAAAAAATGAATTCTGGGCTGTACAGAATATTAGCTTCGAACTAAGAAGAGGAGAATGTATTGGACTTATTGGGCATAATGGAGCAGGAAAAAGCTCTCTCCTAAAGGTATTAAATGGCCTATACGCTCCCGACAAAGGGAAAATTACTATGAAGGGAAAAGTAGGGGCTTTAATTGAATTGGGGGCAGGCTTTAACCCTATACTTTCTGGTAGAGAAAACATCTATAATAATGCAGCAATTTTAGGCTTCACCAAAGAAGAAGTTAATGAAAAAATGCAGTCTATTATTGACTTTGCTGAAATAGACGATTTCCTAGATATGCCTGTACAAAACTACTCTTCGGGGATGAGGGTAAGGCTCGGCTTTGCAGTGGCAGCACATCTAGAACCCGACATCTTAATTGTAGATGAAGTTTTAGCAGTGGGAGATTTAGGTTTTGTCTTAAAATGTTTTAAAAAAATTGATGAGATTCTTCCCAATACCGCAGTAATTTTCGTCTCTCATAGTATGCCAATGATTTCAAGAATATGCAACCAAATTATTTTAATGGATCATGGTAAAGTAGAATATCAAGGAACAGATATTTCTAGAGGGATAGAATTGTATTATAATAAATTTTCTAATAATGAATCTAATGTGGTATTAGATGACAAATCTATTGAAATTCTCTCTTGTAAAACAGATTTGGAAAATCAGACTCTAGATAGGCACGAGGACTTCACCATAGATTTAGAAATAAAAATATTGAACCCTAAAATTAAAGAAGTCCCTAATGTTTATTTTGAAATCAAAGATAAAGACCTCAGGCCAATTGCTGGTTTTTCCGCTATCGGTAAAGAAGCCTTTAATCAATCTAAAATTCATTATAAAGTGAAAGTCAAAAACTCTCTTCTTACCTTAGGAAATTATGTAATAGATGTAGGAATTTCAGATTACACCAACAATGAACCTTATTACCGTGCTAATAATTTAATTAGTTTTATAAGCAAAGGCGAGCGCCAAAAATGGGTTCCTTTTGAACTAGAAACCGAAACACAAATTTTAGAAATACATTAA
- a CDS encoding ABC transporter permease gives MAKRDIQAQYRQSFLGLIWAFIPIIINSVVWIFLNSSGAVNVTSPEGIPYSLYVVIGTTIWSIFVESLQSPINSINSGRGIISKINFPKEALLVSGLYKLGFNLALKIVVIFGFLLLFGITPTSTLIYFPFYLLVITIFSMAIGVLLTPMGLLYTDIGRMITMGAQFLMYVTPVVYMMPKVGTLKFIFEINPLTYLINDARNSLTGAPVQDIVFAIILLMISFLVLSIGLVILRKSMNILIEKIS, from the coding sequence ATGGCAAAAAGGGATATACAAGCGCAATATAGGCAATCTTTTTTAGGCTTAATATGGGCTTTTATTCCTATTATTATCAATTCTGTAGTCTGGATATTTTTAAACTCTTCAGGTGCGGTTAATGTTACTTCTCCTGAGGGAATTCCTTATAGTCTTTATGTTGTTATTGGAACTACGATTTGGAGTATTTTTGTAGAAAGTTTGCAAAGTCCCATTAATTCTATTAACTCAGGAAGAGGAATTATTTCTAAAATTAACTTTCCTAAAGAAGCTTTATTGGTCAGTGGTTTATATAAACTTGGATTTAATTTAGCTTTAAAAATCGTAGTTATTTTTGGATTTTTATTGTTATTTGGAATTACCCCTACGTCAACGCTTATCTATTTTCCTTTTTACCTTTTAGTCATCACAATATTTTCTATGGCAATAGGTGTTTTGCTGACGCCAATGGGATTACTTTATACCGATATTGGACGTATGATTACCATGGGAGCACAGTTTTTAATGTATGTAACACCTGTTGTGTATATGATGCCTAAAGTAGGTACTTTAAAATTTATTTTTGAAATCAACCCATTAACTTATTTGATTAACGATGCCAGAAATTCCCTTACCGGTGCGCCAGTGCAAGATATAGTTTTTGCAATAATTCTATTGATGATTAGTTTTTTGGTGTTAAGTATAGGTTTGGTTATTCTTAGAAAGTCAATGAATATTTTAATAGAAAAAATCTCTTAG
- the rimP gene encoding ribosome assembly cofactor RimP, translated as MEFKEKVATLVEQFLETRPELFLIDLKISVDSNITVIIDGDESVSLQDCLDVSRAVEFQLDRDEHDFSLQVMSPGLSEPLILPRQYGKNIGRELTITLHDDSEVQGELLQLSEEAITLELRYRRPKLIGKGKEDVVEERIIPFSGIKKAMVVIKF; from the coding sequence ATGGAATTTAAAGAAAAGGTAGCAACGTTAGTAGAGCAATTTTTGGAGACACGTCCAGAGTTGTTTCTGATAGATTTAAAAATTTCTGTAGATAGCAATATTACAGTAATTATTGATGGAGATGAGAGTGTAAGCCTTCAAGATTGCTTGGATGTAAGTCGCGCAGTAGAGTTTCAACTCGACCGAGATGAGCATGACTTTAGCCTTCAGGTGATGTCTCCAGGGTTATCGGAACCGTTGATTTTGCCAAGGCAATATGGTAAAAATATCGGGAGAGAATTAACGATTACGCTTCACGATGATAGCGAAGTGCAAGGAGAATTGTTACAGCTCTCAGAAGAGGCAATTACTTTAGAACTAAGATACAGAAGACCTAAGCTGATAGGGAAAGGGAAAGAAGACGTGGTGGAAGAACGCATAATTCCCTTTTCGGGAATTAAAAAAGCAATGGTAGTGATTAAGTTTTAA
- the nusA gene encoding transcription termination factor NusA, with protein sequence MDNIALINSFGDFKDEKGISKIDLMAIIEDSLKTLLRKRYDSDDHFDVIVNPDKGDFQIFLNKKIVEDEMSEDDDLEIEISEARKIDPTFEVGEDFTQEIPVAQLGRRNILTLKQILATKLQEHNNAYLYEQFKDRIGEIAIGEIHHIRQKHVIVLDDEGNEYILPRENQIPSDFFRKGDSIRAVIESVDFKGSKPQIIVSRTAPKFLEKLLELEIPEIQDGTIVLKKVVRIPGEKAKIAVDAYDDRIDPVGACVGVKGSRIHGVVRELRNENIDVIQWSKNPEILVKRALGNVNIQKAEINEEEAYALVYAPSEEISKIIGKQGQNIRLASWLTGYNIDVYREKEEEEDDVELVEFTDEIEEWIIEAFQKVGLDTARSVLDKDTEALVNMTDLEEETIEEVKDILKAELED encoded by the coding sequence ATAGATAACATAGCATTAATTAATTCCTTCGGGGATTTTAAAGATGAAAAAGGCATCAGTAAGATCGATCTTATGGCGATTATCGAAGATTCATTAAAAACTTTGCTTCGTAAGCGCTATGATTCTGATGATCATTTTGATGTAATTGTAAACCCTGATAAAGGGGATTTCCAAATCTTTTTAAACAAGAAGATTGTGGAAGATGAGATGTCTGAGGATGACGATTTGGAAATTGAAATCTCTGAAGCAAGAAAAATAGACCCAACGTTTGAAGTGGGAGAAGATTTCACCCAAGAGATTCCGGTAGCACAATTAGGACGTAGAAATATCCTAACTCTAAAACAAATCCTTGCAACTAAACTGCAAGAACATAATAATGCGTACCTTTACGAGCAGTTTAAAGATCGTATCGGAGAAATCGCTATAGGGGAAATTCACCACATTCGTCAGAAACATGTGATTGTCCTAGATGATGAAGGAAACGAGTATATCTTACCAAGAGAAAACCAAATTCCTTCAGATTTCTTTAGAAAAGGAGATAGCATTAGAGCGGTGATCGAAAGTGTGGACTTTAAAGGTTCTAAACCTCAAATCATTGTTTCTAGAACGGCTCCTAAATTCTTGGAAAAACTATTAGAACTTGAAATTCCTGAAATCCAAGATGGAACTATTGTTCTTAAGAAAGTAGTACGTATCCCAGGTGAGAAAGCTAAAATTGCAGTAGATGCTTATGATGACAGAATAGACCCTGTTGGAGCATGTGTTGGGGTAAAAGGTTCCAGAATCCATGGAGTGGTAAGAGAGTTGAGAAATGAAAATATCGACGTTATCCAATGGTCTAAAAACCCTGAGATTTTAGTAAAAAGAGCTTTAGGAAATGTAAACATTCAGAAAGCAGAAATTAATGAAGAAGAAGCTTATGCTTTGGTATATGCTCCTTCTGAAGAAATTTCTAAAATTATCGGTAAACAAGGACAAAATATCCGTTTAGCTTCATGGCTAACAGGATATAATATCGATGTTTATAGAGAAAAAGAAGAAGAGGAAGATGATGTTGAATTGGTAGAATTTACCGATGAAATTGAAGAGTGGATTATCGAAGCTTTCCAAAAAGTAGGCTTGGATACTGCAAGAAGCGTTTTGGATAAAGATACCGAAGCTTTGGTGAACATGACAGACCTAGAGGAGGAAACCATCGAAGAGGTGAAAGACATCCTAAAAGCTGAATTGGAAGATTAA